The genomic interval ATGGCTTCAACCGCTGTGGCGACCGTGGCGTAGGCGGTGAGCATAATCGCTCCGACATGAGGCCGGAGCTGACGGGTGCGCTTAAGCAGCTGCATGCCGTCGACCGGTTCCATTTTTATGTCGGAAATCAGCAGATCGAAATGTTCTGATTTCAGCAGTTTTTCGGCAACCCCGCCGTGTTCGGCAAGCTGTACTTCATATCCTTTGGAAAGAAGAATTTTGTTCAGCAAGCTGAGAATTGTCGGATCGTCATCCGCAATAAGAATTTTGGCCATACGTACAACCCCTCTCTATGAGTATTCAGTTGTTCTATATAACTCTTATTTTCATTGGATGGGCAAGCCTAATGATGAATAGAAGATGTGCTTTTCCGATGAAAAAAGAACCGCCGGGCAGTGGCCTGTGCACTGCCCGGCGGGTTAGGAGATCTTTCTGCGGGAGGCCGGTTTACATTACGACTTCACTCATCTTGAAGATCGGCAGGAACATGGCCACCACTATGGTGCCGATGATGCCGCCGATGAAAACCATGAGCAGCGGTTCAATCATCGAGGTAAGACCGGCAACCATGGTCTCCACTTCGCTGTCATAAAACTCAGAGACTTTATCCATCATTTCGTCCACCTGGCCGGTTTCCTCCCCGGCGGCCAGCATATGAACCAGCATGCGCGGGTAGTATTTATTGGGTTCCAGGGCTGCGGAGAGCGGCTTCCCTTCTTCGACGGTCTTTTTCGCGGCGAGCAGGGAATCGCCAATGACGCGGTTACCGGTGGCCAGCCCGACGATTTCCAGCGACTCCATAATCTGCACACCGCTGTGCAGGAGCTGTGAAAAGGTGGAGGCGAAGCGGCTGATGGCCACTTTGGTAGCCAGCTCTCCAAGGATGGGGAAGCGCAGTTTCATTTCGTCGACTTTATACTGGCCCCGATCGGTTTTATAGTAACTCTTGAAGCCGTAGATGAGTCCGCACAGAACGGCCAGCGCAATATACCAGTAAGTGGTGAGCAGATTGCTGAAATCCAGCAGTTTCTGTGTGAGCCAGGGAAGGTCTCCGCCGAAATCGGAGAACATTTCCGCAAACACGGGAACCACGAACATGATCAGCGCAACGGAGAGGCCGATGGCCACCACGATGACGACGCTCGGGTACATCATGGCGGATTTGACCTTGGCCCGCAGTTTGTTGCTGGATTCAAGGAAGTTGGCGACCCGGTCGCAGACATCCGGAAGAATACCGGCGACTTCGCCGGCCCGCATCATACTGATGTACAGTTCATCGAAAATGCTGGGATAGAAGGTGAGTGCTTCGGAATACATAGAACCGCCTTCCACCCGGGCGCGGATGCCCTGAATGACCGGTTTGAAATTTTTATTAGCGGTCTGCTGCTCCATGGCGGAGAGGGTCTGCACCAGCGGCATGCCGGAGGAAAGCATGGCCGCGACCTGCCGGGTGTAGATGGAGAGTTCCTTGAGTCGAATTTTACGCGCCCCCCGCACAACCGGGAGACTGCCTTTGGCTTTGTTCGGATTTTTAGGCATGATGTATTTTTCCTTAGTGTTCGCTTGTTACGCGCATAATTTCTTCAATTGAGGTGAGCCCTTCACGGACGCGGTCCAGACCGGCCTGGCGCAGGGTGCGCATGCCGTTTTCGATGGCGATCCGTTTAATAGCGTCAGCCTCTGAGTTGGTAAGAATGGTGTTGCGGAGCACATCGTCGATAAGCAGAATCTCCATGACGCCGCCGCGGCCTTTGTAGCCGATGCTGTTGCATTTCGGGCAGCCGACGCTTTCGTAGAACTGGACATCCTGCATGGTGGAGGGATCGATGCGGTTGCGCTTAAGGACTTCGGTGGGGATATCTATCGGCTTTTTGCAGGTCGGACAGAGTTTGCGGTACAGACGCTGCGCCTGCGTCAGCAGGAGCGAAGAGGACAGCATAAACGGTTCGATTCCCATATCCACCAGACGCGCGATGGCGCCGGCGGCATCGTTGGTGTGCAGCGTGCTCAATACCATATGACCGGTTAATGCCGCTTCAACGGCGATGGTGGCGGTTTCCCGGTCGCGAATCTCACCCACCATCACTACGTCCGGGTCCTGACGTAGAATAGAGCGCAGTGCCGAGGCAAAGGTTAATCCCACGGCGGGGTTGATCTGCACCTGGTTAATCCCTTCAAGCTGGTATTCCACCGGGTTTTCTGTGGTGATGATATTGGTGCCGGTGTCGTTGAGTTCCTGCAGGGCGGAGTAAAGGGTGGTGGTTTTACCGGAACCCGTCGGACCGGTAACAAGGATCATTCCGTACGGCTGTGCCAGTGCATATTCAAAGTTTTCGAGTGACAGCTGATCGAGGTTCAGCGCTTCAAGGCTCGGAACAAGAGCGCTTTTGTCGAGAATACGCATTACAATCTTTTCGCCGTGAACGGTGGGAAGGATGCTCATACGGACGTCGACTTCTTTGCCCAGTGCTTTGATTTTGAAGCGGCCGTCCTGCGGAATCCGGCGTTCGGCGATATCGAGCTGCGACATAATTTTCAGACGGGAAATGATCGCATTCTGCAGGTTTTTCGGCGGACTGGAGGATTCATAGAGAACGCCGTCTACACGGTTGCGCAGGCGAAGCGATTTTTCCATGGGTTCAATGTGGATGTCCGAAGCGCCTTTGCGGAGTGCTTCGATGAGAATCGAATTCACAATACGGATGACCGGTGCTTCTTCGGCATCGGCAGCCGCATCGTCGAGGTTGCCGCTGTCGAGACCTTCGAGGTCAACCTTAACGGCACCTTCATCGACCATGTCCTTGAGAATGTCATCCAGCCCCTGTTCCGGTTTTTTATCGATATTTTCCAGAAGCTTTTCAATTTCATGGTTCAGTGCCACCACCGGGTGAGTTCGCACTGTGTTGAAGCGGTGATGGTGTCGCGTCCGACCAGATCAAAGGGATCGGCCATGGCTACGGTGAGGGAATTGCCCGTTCTCGCGAGCGGAACGGCGCGGAGTTCCTGCCAGTTTTTTTTATCCATCAGATCCAGCAGCTCGTGGTCCAGGGTAAACCGGCTCAGACTGATCGGGCGCAGATCCATATATTCTGCAGTGGCCAGGACCAGATCAGTTTCTGAAACAACGCCCTGTTTAACCAGCAGCTGCTCGAGCGGTACATTGCAGGTGTGAGCCTCCTGCTCTGCGGCGGCCAGGATATCTGAAGGGATCGGCCGTAACGCTTTGAGGCAATCTATTATATTTTTTGAATTCATATTCTGTCCCGTAATTTTTCCCTGACCGCGACTATATAGCATTAGTCATGCCGACCCGGAAAAAAGCGGTTTTTCAATCGCTGACGGTTTTCAGGACGGCATATGAAAACGGAAGGGTGGGGCGGCGCTTTTTCGGCGATGCGGTGCGCAGAACGGGGCGAAATGAACAATCTGGCCTGTATCCTGCTTTTCTGACGGTGGATTTTTTACGGGAGAAGAAGACGATGTCTGAAACATACGAAAACCTGGCGGACAGTATTGCGATGCTTGAGCAGATTCTTGAGGTGATGCCTCAGGATGTCGATGCGTTGAAAACGCTGTATAATGCCAGTCTCCAGAGCGGGCAGGTTGATAAGGCTTTTGATTATCTGGGGCGTCTGGTGGATGTGGCGGCCGGCAATGGCGATTCCGAGCTGTTCTCCTATCTGCAGAGTGAACTTCCCCGTTTTGAAGAGTCGCATGCTTCGGAGGCCGCTGCCCAGCAGTCGCGTTTAAAAACGCTGATGGGTGTTCATAAAATCAATGAGGGGATCTCCAGGGACCGGAGGGCGATGGCCGCTGAGCGTGAACGTTCCCGTGGTGCTGCCGCTGAAAAGGATGTGACTGAGGAGCTGACGCTGGCCTGGCGGCTTTATGAAGAGAATCAGCTTTCGCAGGATGAGTATTCAGCCGTTCTGCATGATCTGACTGAGAATTCCCAGCAGGATCTGGAGGTTCCGGCCTCGGTTCTGCATGTGTTGAGTGATCGCGGATTTCTCAATATTTCCAGAATTCTGGCCTATATGTCCGAGCGTTCCGGGACGCCGTTTATAAAATTGACCAATTTTGATTTTCAGGAGGATGTTGTTGATCTGCTTCCGATGTCGTATGCCGTTCGGGACGGAGCCATTGCCTTCGGAACGATAGGGGATTATCTGCAGGTGGCCGTGCTGAATCCATTCAACGGCAAGCTGCTTGATCGGATTGAAAAGGAGAGTGGACGGAGGTGTCACTCCTTTCTGGTGGAAGCCGCAGACTATGATCATGCACTGGAGAAGCTGCGCTCGTTTGAAAAAGCGGCAGTTTAGTTATGCACGTCTACGATGAGGGTGTTGGTTTCGCCTGAAAACTCAACCAGAACATCGTTTTGACGAATTTCAATTATTCGTACTTTTCCGTTAATAAACTGGCCGGTCTGATACTGGTGGCCGTTTATGATGGCGAATGCTCCTGAGCCGTCCGGCCGCATGCCGTGGCCGGTCAGTTTGAGTTTGGGCCAACGTCTGTTCCCATCGGATTTTCCGAAGAATGAAAAACTGTTTTCGCGCTCTGCTTCTGTTGTTTCTTCGGGGGCGTTGGTGTGGGTTGTGAGTGTTTTGAGAAAAGTTAACGCCTTCCCCGGTTTCAACGGTTTTTCGGCGGCTGCGGTTGCTGTTGATTCGTTTTTCTTTCGGGTGGCATAGTCAATCATCATCACGGCTGTAAGGATAAGTGCGGACGTCATGAGTATCATGGTGATGATCATCACCGTCGGCTTCACAGGATGTTTCTTTTCAGCAGCCCGTTTGTCGGGTATGGGGAGTCCGCTGCTCAATTTGCTCACAATCTGACCTCTGTTGGTTGCCGTTGCTATAAAAATGTAAGGCTTTATATCATTGGTAAATCAGGAAGTTATTAGCAAGAGGTAAATTGCGGGATGATCATGGTATGGATACTGCTTTCTGTTCTGAGCGTCTGGTTGGGGAGGCCGTGAGCAGAGGTTGTTCAGGCCGCCGGATGACAAGTGGAAGGAACCCGTAAACATGTTGAAAAAAATATTCAGCAAAGACCGTGAAAAATCGCGGTTTTCCGATTTGATCGGAGTTGATTTTTCTTCGACCGCCACGAAGGTGGTCAGGCTGAAGCAGGGGCAGGAAGGACTCGCGCTGGTCGGTATGGACCTGCTGCCTGCCGTTGAAATTGCAGGGCTGGAGTCTTCGCGACTTCAGCTTCCTCGAAACCTTACAACGAACTACAGCTGTCTGTCTTATACAGGAAACCGCGCGGTGGTTCGGATCTTCAGTGCGCATATCGACGAACAGCAGGATCAGCCTGACGAACAGAAGATCCGTGCGCAACTGAATGTGGCCGACGATTTTCGCGTTTCTGCCCGAATGATTAAGCGCGGGCATGGCCGTCAGGATTCGACGTTTCTGGCGGCGGCTATTCCGGACGCCGATGCCAAGCAGATGCTGGGTATGTTTCCGTCCGGTCCTCCGGCACCGGCTTCGCTGGAAATCTCCGGTCTGTCTTTTATCAATGCTTTTCTTCACGCGAAAGGGGAACAGTGCCGGGAGACCACCGTGTGTCTTCTGGAAACGGGAGAGACCATCAGCTATTTTGCATTTTTAACGAATGGGGCTGTTACTCTGGTGGGAAAGCTTCCTTTCGGAGCAAAACAGCTTCGGGCGCAGGTTGCTGAGGATCTGGGGCTGGAAGAAGAGCTGGCCGCATCCATTCTCGATGATGCCGCCATCAATATTTCATCTTCAGTTGCTGCTGCCATCGGGCCGCAGATGAAACAGCTGTCTATTTCAAAGGATTTCATTGAACGGCATCAGGGTAGCCGGATTGCCAGAGTCTACCTTTCCGGCGGGCTGAGTATGCTGGGCAGCTGGGGGGCGGAAGTCGGGAGGCTTCTTCATACGAATGTCGAAGTATGGGATCCTCTGGAAAATATCACGTTTGATTCCTCACAGATTGACCCTTCCATGCTGGAGCAGTCGACACGGTTTGCCGCGGCCATCGGAGCCGCTATTGGAGGGATAGAATAAAATGAACTATCCACGTGTAAATCTGATTAAAAAGAGCGAGCAGCGTTATCAGGGCGTTGTCAGCCGTAATTTTATTCTGTTAGTCGGTATCGGAACGCCGTTGGTGATCATCGCCCTCATTGCAGGGACTCTGTTTGCACAGCATTCAAGTATACAGTCGCAGCTGGCATCCAGCAGAGCGGTCTGGCAAACATTCGAGCCGCGTGTTGAGGCCTTCCGAAAAGAAAAAACCGGTTTGGAAACTACCGGTAAAATTATGGGGCTTTTTGAAGGGTGGGAGGAATCCCAGGTTTCTATTGTTAATCTTATGGATGCTGTGCAGGGCTGTGTGCCCGCCAATATTCAGTTTTCCCGGATGTCGATTCTTTCAGATGTGAAAGGTTCGGTATTCAAGGATGCGGATGAGCTCAAGCTGCATTACAGCCTTACTATAGATGGAGTGGCGGTTGGAGATCAGGCTGAGGGCCAGGTCCTCCTGCTGCAGCGTCAGCTGCAGGCCAGTCAGCCGGTATTATCGGTCTTTGATTCGCTGAAACTGGCTTCCATGCGGAATAAGCTCAATTCTGATAACACTGCCATGAACGAATTCCGTCTCATTGCAACGGCCGGGGAGGGAGTTTCTAAATGAATATCGATTTCTCTAACCTGACCAAGGAGCAGAAGCAGTATCTTTTTCTGGGTGTGCTCGGAGTCGCCGCAGTGGGGTATGGTCTGTTTTTCGGCATATCCAAAGTGGGTGGTTCACTCTCCGACGCAAAATCAGAACTTGAAGCGCTGAACACGAAGATTGACAGAGCGGAGCGGGAACTGGGGCACCGCCCCAAAGCGCTTCGTGATTTTGATCAGACC from Verrucomicrobia bacterium S94 carries:
- a CDS encoding type II secretion system F family protein, coding for MPKNPNKAKGSLPVVRGARKIRLKELSIYTRQVAAMLSSGMPLVQTLSAMEQQTANKNFKPVIQGIRARVEGGSMYSEALTFYPSIFDELYISMMRAGEVAGILPDVCDRVANFLESSNKLRAKVKSAMMYPSVVIVVAIGLSVALIMFVVPVFAEMFSDFGGDLPWLTQKLLDFSNLLTTYWYIALAVLCGLIYGFKSYYKTDRGQYKVDEMKLRFPILGELATKVAISRFASTFSQLLHSGVQIMESLEIVGLATGNRVIGDSLLAAKKTVEEGKPLSAALEPNKYYPRMLVHMLAAGEETGQVDEMMDKVSEFYDSEVETMVAGLTSMIEPLLMVFIGGIIGTIVVAMFLPIFKMSEVVM
- a CDS encoding type II/IV secretion system protein encodes the protein MALNHEIEKLLENIDKKPEQGLDDILKDMVDEGAVKVDLEGLDSGNLDDAAADAEEAPVIRIVNSILIEALRKGASDIHIEPMEKSLRLRNRVDGVLYESSSPPKNLQNAIISRLKIMSQLDIAERRIPQDGRFKIKALGKEVDVRMSILPTVHGEKIVMRILDKSALVPSLEALNLDQLSLENFEYALAQPYGMILVTGPTGSGKTTTLYSALQELNDTGTNIITTENPVEYQLEGINQVQINPAVGLTFASALRSILRQDPDVVMVGEIRDRETATIAVEAALTGHMVLSTLHTNDAAGAIARLVDMGIEPFMLSSSLLLTQAQRLYRKLCPTCKKPIDIPTEVLKRNRIDPSTMQDVQFYESVGCPKCNSIGYKGRGGVMEILLIDDVLRNTILTNSEADAIKRIAIENGMRTLRQAGLDRVREGLTSIEEIMRVTSEH